A single window of Leeuwenhoekiella sp. MAR_2009_132 DNA harbors:
- a CDS encoding PLP-dependent transferase — protein sequence MNDNNLLKSIEEVLADMPGDWLRLTTHRLDIYNEERAKSHFIEEFENLLNSGAISTENLSQLPTAYDYIRLGHPLSSILEWSVAKMNTLEAEGVISFSSQTMPVLAILRTNALANKKTRIAYTGNLPAHFNTESLEQVYGYDFKLIQVENSAALPQFEGSTIFISDNINLAETHIHKSIDFLVSLHDKLGSILLINGAKNADYVAPIQHVRRRESIAMTPADSLKMLQLLIGKPVANSAESDYNENKTKVVSTIQQITATQAKVLLGSSGLSVQYAIMMGLIDDALEKHPGKAIKIIVPPNCYGGTNDQARRVAASVDRVEILDLPVDGDNDMVKSTDQVLDQVAREDAVPYIIAEIPTNPRVEVPDLDKLREALSKKRKTPQGTEAINPVFILDQTFCPNVQFLSESGILADVKTISYVSGSKFPSGGKCTAGYCVANKKAEYLLEKIEKHFKICDNEATALQVEILAEQLPSMNSRITEAYKNTREFVNFIKETLPAAKINFVSEELAQQGFTPSVFSLDLPTKGDSAEEKENYKRALNLKLINMMITAIPEESKYCVSYGQLKGCYWTIPATSTQGTTKEGDKDYIVRVSLSPNLNLQLHKEVFKKFVKELN from the coding sequence TTGAACGATAACAATTTACTTAAATCTATAGAAGAGGTGTTAGCTGATATGCCGGGAGACTGGTTAAGATTAACTACTCACAGACTTGATATTTATAATGAAGAACGGGCCAAAAGTCACTTTATAGAAGAATTTGAAAACCTGCTGAATTCTGGTGCGATCAGTACTGAAAATCTAAGCCAGTTACCTACCGCATACGATTATATTAGGCTTGGGCATCCGTTATCTAGTATTCTTGAGTGGAGTGTTGCTAAAATGAATACACTTGAAGCGGAAGGTGTAATTAGTTTTTCTTCTCAAACAATGCCGGTTTTAGCCATTTTAAGAACCAATGCGCTGGCTAATAAAAAAACGAGAATTGCCTACACTGGTAATTTACCCGCACATTTTAATACCGAAAGTCTAGAACAGGTTTACGGCTACGATTTTAAACTCATACAAGTTGAGAATTCTGCTGCATTACCTCAATTTGAAGGGAGCACTATTTTTATCTCTGATAATATAAATCTTGCTGAAACACATATCCATAAGTCTATTGATTTCTTAGTAAGTCTTCACGATAAACTGGGAAGTATTCTGTTGATTAACGGAGCCAAAAATGCAGATTATGTAGCTCCCATACAGCACGTACGAAGAAGAGAATCTATAGCGATGACGCCGGCAGACAGTCTTAAAATGCTACAACTATTAATTGGGAAACCCGTAGCTAATTCTGCTGAAAGTGATTATAATGAAAATAAAACCAAAGTCGTAAGCACTATACAGCAAATTACGGCGACTCAGGCTAAAGTGCTATTGGGTTCGTCGGGTTTATCGGTTCAATACGCGATAATGATGGGGCTTATAGATGATGCGCTGGAAAAGCATCCCGGTAAGGCTATAAAAATTATAGTTCCGCCTAATTGCTATGGGGGTACAAACGATCAGGCAAGACGTGTGGCAGCAAGTGTTGATCGGGTAGAAATACTAGATCTTCCTGTAGATGGGGATAACGACATGGTCAAAAGTACAGATCAGGTTTTAGATCAGGTTGCCCGCGAAGATGCTGTGCCTTACATAATTGCTGAAATCCCAACTAATCCGCGTGTTGAGGTTCCAGATCTTGATAAGCTACGAGAAGCCTTAAGTAAAAAACGTAAAACGCCTCAAGGAACTGAAGCGATTAATCCTGTTTTTATCTTAGATCAAACTTTTTGTCCTAATGTTCAGTTTTTAAGTGAGAGCGGTATACTAGCAGATGTAAAAACCATATCCTACGTAAGCGGATCTAAATTTCCCAGTGGTGGAAAGTGTACTGCAGGATATTGCGTGGCCAATAAAAAAGCAGAATACCTACTCGAAAAAATAGAAAAACACTTTAAAATTTGCGATAACGAGGCTACAGCACTTCAGGTTGAAATTCTTGCAGAACAGTTGCCTTCTATGAATTCTCGTATTACTGAAGCTTATAAAAACACCCGTGAATTTGTAAATTTTATAAAAGAAACCTTACCAGCTGCTAAAATTAATTTTGTTTCCGAAGAACTGGCGCAACAAGGCTTCACACCCTCTGTTTTTTCACTTGATCTCCCTACAAAAGGAGACTCCGCAGAAGAGAAAGAGAATTACAAGAGAGCATTAAATCTTAAACTCATTAATATGATGATCACGGCTATTCCAGAAGAGAGTAAATATTGTGTGAGTTATGGTCAATTAAAAGGATGTTACTGGACGATACCTGCCACCTCAACGCAGGGAACGACTAAAGAAGGTGACAAAGATTATATCGTACGGGTATCTTTGTCTCCAAATTTAAACTTACAGCTTCACAAAGAGGTGTTTAAAAAGTTTGTGAAAGAGCTAAATTAA
- the mnmE gene encoding tRNA uridine-5-carboxymethylaminomethyl(34) synthesis GTPase MnmE, with the protein MQIQDTIAALATAPGAGAIAVIRVSGENALSLVSSIFSAKSGKILNDQESHTLHLGNIIDGNRIIDEALVSIFKGKRSYTGEPTVEISCHGSSYIQQEILQLLFRKGCRAAKAGEFTLRAFINGKMDLSQAEAVADLIASDNAGAHQIAMQQMRGGFSNEIAQLRQELLDFASLIELELDFAEEDVEFANREEFQNLITKITRVLKRLIDSFATGNVIKNGIPVAIVGEPNVGKSTLLNALLNEERAIVSDIAGTTRDTIEDELSIGGIGFRFIDTAGIRETIDVIEGLGIKKTFEKITQAQVVLYLINADKFRNQPDLFIVEIQKIRNRFPDKPLVLVANKIDHLTEAEQQSINEQLSQLIPENSKSAILLISAKTGTGVDELKEQLLQFVNLGALRNNETLVTNSRHYDALLKALEEIEKVQQGINDGLSSDLMAIDIREALYHFGEITGQVTNDELLGNIFANFCIGK; encoded by the coding sequence ATGCAAATTCAAGACACAATAGCCGCACTAGCGACTGCACCGGGAGCGGGTGCGATAGCCGTAATACGCGTTTCGGGGGAAAATGCTTTAAGCCTCGTATCCTCTATTTTTAGTGCCAAAAGCGGAAAGATTCTCAACGATCAGGAATCTCACACCCTGCATTTAGGAAATATTATAGATGGAAACCGAATCATTGATGAAGCTTTAGTTTCCATATTTAAAGGAAAACGATCCTATACGGGAGAACCTACTGTTGAGATCTCGTGTCACGGAAGCTCATATATTCAGCAGGAAATTCTACAGCTTTTATTCAGAAAAGGCTGTCGGGCTGCTAAAGCCGGTGAATTTACCCTACGTGCATTTATAAATGGTAAGATGGATTTGAGCCAGGCTGAAGCCGTAGCAGATTTAATCGCCAGTGATAATGCCGGAGCACATCAAATTGCTATGCAGCAAATGCGTGGTGGTTTTTCTAACGAAATCGCTCAGCTACGTCAGGAATTGCTCGATTTTGCTTCACTTATCGAGCTTGAACTTGATTTTGCAGAAGAAGATGTAGAGTTTGCTAATCGTGAAGAATTTCAGAATCTGATCACAAAAATAACACGTGTTTTAAAACGACTTATCGATTCTTTCGCCACAGGAAACGTCATTAAAAACGGGATTCCTGTGGCTATTGTAGGCGAACCCAATGTGGGAAAATCAACTTTGCTGAATGCGCTTTTAAATGAAGAGCGCGCGATTGTAAGCGATATTGCAGGTACAACCAGAGATACCATTGAAGACGAACTCTCAATAGGCGGAATTGGATTTCGTTTTATAGATACTGCAGGAATACGTGAAACCATTGATGTCATAGAAGGCCTGGGAATCAAAAAAACTTTTGAGAAAATCACACAGGCTCAGGTGGTTCTTTACCTCATTAATGCTGATAAGTTTAGAAATCAACCCGATCTATTTATTGTTGAAATTCAGAAAATACGTAACCGTTTTCCGGATAAACCTTTAGTACTGGTCGCAAATAAAATAGACCACCTCACCGAAGCGGAACAACAAAGCATTAATGAACAATTATCTCAATTAATACCCGAAAATTCTAAATCTGCAATACTTCTAATTTCTGCTAAAACCGGTACTGGCGTAGATGAGTTAAAAGAACAATTGCTGCAATTTGTAAACTTGGGCGCTCTTCGCAATAACGAGACTTTAGTGACGAACTCCCGCCACTACGACGCACTACTAAAAGCCCTTGAAGAAATCGAAAAAGTACAACAAGGAATTAATGATGGGTTGAGCAGTGATTTAATGGCAATTGACATTAGAGAAGCGCTTTATCATTTTGGGGAAATTACCGGTCAGGTAACAAACGACGAACTTCTGGGTAATATTTTTGCTAATTTTTGTATTGGAAAGTAA
- the uvrA gene encoding excinuclease ABC subunit UvrA: MIIDVSKADPKKNIIIKGAKLHNLKNINVIIPRNKLVVITGLSGSGKSSLAFDTLYAEGQRRYVESLSSYARQFLGRLNKPKVDYIKGIAPAIAIEQKVNSTNPRSTVGTSTEIYDYLKLLFARIGKTYSPVSGDIVKKDTVTDIVDYVKSFEERSKLLLLAPFIVEKGRKIEEKLNILQQQGYARIKVNNEVIRIEEAGSIKSSDKLFLVVDRIITKDDEDFENRLADAVQTAFFEGKGEAYIEDLATGKQRHFSNSFELAGITFLEPNVHLFSFNNPYGACPTCEGYGDVIGIDEDLVIPNTALSVYENVVFPWRGDSMSYYRDQLVNTAYKFDFPIHKPYFELSEEQKDVLWNGNSHFEGINQFFEYLESKAYKIQNRVMLSRYRGKTKCKTCGGKRLRKEANYVKIGGATITDLVGLPLNKVADFFKNLELGEHDAKIAKRLLTEIESRLEFLAKVGLTYLTLNRKSNTLSGGESQRINLATSLGSSLVGSMYILDEPSIGLHPKDTERLIEVLKNLRDLGNTVIVVEHDEDIMKAADEIIDIGPEAGTFGGDLVAVGTYDKILKSDSLTAKYLNGTMEIKVPAKRRTSKYYVTILGARENNLKNIDVRFPLGVFVAVTGVSGSGKSTLVKKLLYPSMLKETGGFGEKAGQMTGIEGKFDNINHIEFVDQNPIGRSSRSNPVTYIKAYDDIRSLFAGQKLSKIRNFQTKHFSFNVDGGRCETCKGEGEVTIEMQFMADVHLECEVCKGKRFKKEVLEVTFEGKNIDDILNLTIDDAISFFTEFKQDKITRKLKPLQDVGLGYVTLGQSSSTLSGGEAQRIKLASFLVKGITKEKNLFIFDEPTTGLHFHDIQKLLTSFEALIKKGHSILVVEHNLDLIKCADHVIDLGLEGGENGGYLIASGTPEEVAKNKKSYTAQYLKEKL, encoded by the coding sequence ATGATTATTGACGTTTCTAAAGCAGATCCTAAAAAAAATATCATTATTAAAGGTGCAAAACTGCACAATCTAAAAAATATAAATGTTATCATACCTCGTAATAAACTGGTTGTAATTACCGGTTTATCGGGTTCCGGTAAGTCAAGCCTCGCCTTTGATACGCTCTATGCAGAAGGTCAACGCCGGTATGTAGAGAGTTTATCATCTTATGCAAGGCAGTTTTTAGGACGCCTTAATAAGCCTAAAGTAGATTATATTAAAGGTATTGCACCTGCGATTGCCATTGAGCAAAAGGTAAACAGTACAAATCCGCGGTCTACCGTAGGGACCTCTACAGAAATATACGATTACCTTAAACTTCTTTTTGCGCGCATAGGTAAAACCTATTCACCCGTTTCTGGCGATATCGTAAAAAAAGACACCGTAACCGATATTGTTGATTACGTCAAAAGTTTTGAAGAGCGCAGTAAATTGTTGCTTTTAGCTCCTTTTATTGTCGAAAAAGGCCGAAAAATTGAAGAAAAACTCAATATTTTACAGCAACAAGGCTATGCTCGTATTAAAGTAAATAATGAAGTAATACGTATTGAAGAAGCCGGAAGCATAAAATCTTCAGACAAACTTTTTCTGGTGGTAGACCGAATCATTACCAAAGATGATGAGGATTTTGAGAATAGGCTGGCAGATGCCGTACAAACTGCCTTTTTTGAAGGAAAAGGAGAAGCTTATATTGAAGACCTGGCAACCGGAAAGCAGCGTCACTTCAGTAATAGTTTTGAACTAGCCGGCATTACCTTTTTAGAGCCTAATGTGCATTTGTTTAGTTTTAATAATCCGTATGGGGCGTGTCCTACCTGCGAGGGTTATGGCGATGTTATAGGTATAGATGAAGATCTGGTTATTCCTAATACAGCGCTTTCAGTTTATGAAAATGTAGTGTTTCCGTGGCGCGGCGATAGTATGAGCTACTATAGGGACCAACTAGTTAATACAGCTTATAAATTTGATTTCCCCATTCACAAACCGTATTTCGAACTTTCCGAAGAACAAAAGGATGTATTATGGAATGGTAACAGTCATTTTGAAGGCATTAATCAGTTTTTTGAATATCTGGAATCTAAAGCTTATAAAATTCAGAATAGAGTAATGCTTTCGCGCTATCGCGGAAAAACAAAATGTAAAACCTGTGGTGGTAAACGCCTGCGGAAAGAGGCTAACTACGTAAAAATAGGCGGCGCTACAATTACAGATTTGGTAGGGCTTCCTCTAAATAAAGTTGCTGATTTCTTCAAAAATCTAGAATTAGGAGAGCACGATGCTAAAATTGCAAAACGACTGCTTACAGAGATAGAAAGCCGGCTGGAGTTTTTAGCGAAAGTGGGGCTCACCTACCTTACGCTCAATCGAAAATCAAATACACTTTCTGGTGGAGAATCGCAGCGTATTAACCTTGCAACTTCTTTAGGAAGTAGTCTGGTAGGTTCTATGTACATACTTGATGAGCCCAGTATAGGCCTGCATCCTAAAGATACAGAGCGTCTTATTGAAGTGCTCAAAAACCTACGTGATCTTGGCAACACCGTAATTGTGGTAGAGCACGATGAAGATATTATGAAAGCGGCAGATGAGATTATTGACATAGGCCCAGAAGCCGGAACATTTGGTGGTGACCTGGTTGCAGTGGGTACGTATGACAAAATATTGAAAAGCGACTCCTTAACCGCTAAATACCTCAACGGCACGATGGAAATTAAAGTTCCTGCAAAACGCCGTACTTCAAAGTATTATGTAACTATTTTAGGAGCTCGTGAAAACAACTTAAAGAATATAGATGTTCGCTTTCCGCTAGGTGTGTTTGTAGCTGTAACCGGTGTTTCTGGTAGTGGTAAAAGTACGCTGGTTAAAAAACTCCTCTACCCTTCTATGCTCAAAGAAACCGGTGGTTTTGGAGAAAAAGCCGGTCAAATGACAGGGATTGAAGGTAAATTTGATAATATTAATCATATTGAATTTGTAGATCAAAACCCCATAGGTCGCTCTTCACGTTCAAATCCGGTAACCTACATCAAAGCGTACGATGATATCAGATCTTTATTTGCAGGTCAGAAACTGAGTAAAATACGCAACTTTCAGACAAAACATTTCTCTTTTAATGTAGATGGCGGGCGCTGCGAAACCTGTAAAGGTGAAGGCGAAGTAACCATAGAAATGCAATTTATGGCCGATGTGCATCTGGAATGCGAAGTCTGTAAAGGAAAGCGCTTTAAAAAAGAAGTACTAGAAGTTACGTTTGAAGGTAAAAATATTGACGATATCTTAAATCTTACGATAGATGATGCGATTTCCTTTTTCACCGAATTTAAACAGGATAAGATCACGCGAAAACTAAAACCTTTACAAGATGTAGGCTTAGGTTATGTAACACTGGGGCAAAGCTCATCTACCTTATCTGGTGGAGAAGCGCAGCGTATTAAACTGGCTTCTTTTTTAGTAAAAGGAATCACCAAAGAGAAAAACCTATTTATTTTTGATGAACCTACCACCGGTCTTCATTTTCACGATATTCAAAAGCTATTGACTTCGTTTGAAGCATTAATTAAAAAAGGCCATTCTATTCTTGTTGTAGAACACAATCTAGATTTAATTAAATGTGCAGATCACGTGATAGACTTAGGTCTTGAAGGTGGCGAGAACGGCGGCTATTTAATCGCTTCGGGAACTCCTGAAGAAGTGGCTAAAAACAAAAAGTCGTACACGGCTCAATATTTAAAAGAGAAGCTCTAA
- a CDS encoding RNA polymerase sigma factor, whose protein sequence is MEDLLNSDAALVSKYIKGEESALSVLISRHQQRIYSFIYSKVYDRDVTEDIFQDTFIKVIRTLKRGGYNEEGKFLPWVMRISHNLVIDYFRKNKRMPKFDNTGDFNIFSVLGDPDLNAEKRIIKDQVEQDVRKLIDELPEDQRDVLVMRIYKDMSFKEIAESTDVSINTALGRMRYALINLRKVIEKNNIILTN, encoded by the coding sequence ATGGAAGATTTATTAAATTCTGACGCTGCTTTAGTGAGCAAATATATCAAGGGCGAAGAAAGTGCTCTTTCTGTTCTTATCTCAAGACATCAACAACGCATTTACAGTTTTATTTATTCTAAGGTCTACGACCGCGACGTTACCGAAGATATTTTTCAAGACACATTTATTAAGGTTATACGCACATTAAAACGTGGAGGTTATAATGAAGAAGGTAAATTCTTGCCCTGGGTTATGCGTATCTCACACAATCTGGTAATAGACTATTTTAGAAAGAATAAGCGTATGCCGAAGTTTGACAATACAGGCGATTTTAATATTTTTTCGGTTTTAGGAGATCCAGATTTAAATGCAGAGAAGCGTATAATAAAGGATCAGGTAGAGCAGGACGTACGTAAACTTATAGACGAGTTACCCGAAGATCAACGCGACGTTTTAGTGATGCGTATCTATAAAGACATGAGTTTTAAAGAGATTGCAGAATCTACAGATGTGAGTATAAATACAGCTTTAGGGCGTATGCGATATGCGTTAATTAATCTTCGGAAAGTAATTGAAAAGAACAACATAATTTTAACAAATTAG
- a CDS encoding ACT domain-containing protein, with product MTGEKNLKKLIKGMKPKLNTGTFIFCSVGDLNAINRNETLFEFKEPEGITIVLEQAKADALHLNYSYCSSWITLEIYSSLEAVGLTAAFSTALARAQISCNVIAGYYHDHIFVAQEDAEKAMNVLKALSNT from the coding sequence ATGACAGGAGAGAAAAATTTAAAAAAACTCATTAAGGGTATGAAGCCTAAATTGAATACAGGTACTTTTATTTTTTGTTCGGTGGGTGATCTCAACGCTATTAACCGCAATGAAACGCTCTTTGAGTTTAAAGAACCCGAAGGTATTACCATTGTTCTTGAACAGGCCAAGGCAGACGCACTACATTTAAATTATAGCTATTGTTCATCCTGGATCACGTTAGAAATTTATTCTTCGTTAGAAGCGGTAGGTTTAACAGCAGCTTTTTCAACTGCATTGGCACGGGCGCAAATTAGTTGTAACGTGATTGCCGGTTATTACCACGATCATATTTTTGTAGCTCAGGAAGATGCAGAGAAAGCGATGAATGTTTTAAAAGCGTTATCAAATACTTAA
- a CDS encoding endonuclease III domain-containing protein — translation MTKADKVTFVIDTLKRIYPQIPIPLDHKDPYTLLIAVLMSAQSTDVKVNQITPLLFEIADNPYDMIKLSVEEIREIIKPVGLSPMKAKGIHGLSHILIDKYNGRVPESIEALEELPAVGHKTASVVVSQAFNIPAFPVDTHIHRLMYRWNLTNGKNVVQTEKDAKRLFPKDLWNELHLQIIWYGRQYSPARGWDLHKDIITATIGRKSVVDEWYKNRK, via the coding sequence ATGACTAAAGCCGATAAGGTAACTTTTGTTATAGATACGTTAAAGCGTATTTATCCCCAAATTCCCATTCCGTTAGATCACAAAGACCCGTACACATTATTGATCGCTGTACTGATGAGTGCACAAAGCACAGATGTAAAAGTAAATCAAATCACACCCCTGCTTTTTGAAATCGCAGATAACCCATATGATATGATAAAACTTTCTGTGGAAGAAATACGGGAAATCATCAAACCCGTAGGGTTATCGCCTATGAAAGCTAAAGGAATTCACGGCCTGTCGCATATCTTAATTGACAAATATAACGGGAGGGTTCCTGAAAGCATTGAAGCTCTTGAAGAACTGCCAGCGGTAGGTCATAAAACCGCCAGTGTGGTGGTTTCTCAAGCTTTTAACATACCCGCTTTCCCTGTAGATACGCACATTCACCGGCTTATGTACCGTTGGAATCTGACTAATGGGAAAAACGTGGTGCAAACCGAAAAAGATGCCAAGCGCCTCTTCCCTAAAGACCTGTGGAACGAGCTGCACCTGCAAATCATCTGGTACGGCCGCCAATACAGCCCAGCTCGCGGTTGGGATTTACATAAGGATATTATTACTGCTACTATAGGGAGAAAATCTGTGGTAGATGAATGGTATAAGAATAGGAAGTAA
- the bcp gene encoding thioredoxin-dependent thiol peroxidase: MNTLKAGDQVPNFTTTDQDGNVINWSDYSDKKVVVFFYPKASTPGCTAEACNLRDNYTALQEQGYVILGVSADSEKRQANFKTKYEFPFPLLADEDKKVIDAFGVWGPKKFMGKEYDGIHRMTFLVENGTVTRVIDKVKTKDHAAQILTEA, translated from the coding sequence ATGAATACATTAAAGGCAGGAGACCAGGTACCTAATTTTACAACGACAGACCAGGATGGCAACGTGATTAACTGGAGTGATTATAGCGATAAAAAAGTGGTGGTATTCTTTTACCCAAAAGCATCTACGCCGGGCTGTACGGCAGAAGCATGTAACTTAAGAGATAATTACACAGCGCTTCAAGAGCAGGGTTATGTCATTTTAGGGGTAAGCGCAGACTCAGAAAAAAGACAGGCTAATTTTAAAACGAAATACGAATTTCCGTTTCCATTATTAGCAGATGAAGATAAAAAGGTAATTGACGCTTTTGGCGTTTGGGGGCCTAAAAAATTTATGGGTAAAGAGTATGATGGCATTCACAGAATGACCTTTCTGGTAGAAAACGGTACAGTTACGCGCGTGATAGACAAGGTAAAAACCAAAGACCACGCTGCTCAGATTTTAACTGAAGCCTAA
- a CDS encoding cytochrome c peroxidase, with protein sequence MNSRITLLLICSMLLLSSSCKKETTTEALKRRIDWSAAHNFYLENITLSLSYLDSLQTVQSSDIKAKTYFIKAREAFKQAEPFASYLSPEVGHQANGPALPRLTDDTQKVLQPIGFQKLEESIYEGGVSEAQYTEEVQLTKGLLSVLKASIEKRDLNAQRFFIATHQQLMRILSFGITGFDTPVSELGLNETQISLNSLVQVYELSLQNTVQTVDAELDKKFKNEVTSAVAFIEKNKDFASFDRYTFLRDYFNPITRSWVSIRQVSDIWEPVKNKPFNFDAPTFFESDAFNVDFFRQATNNNPTQQQIALGARLFFDKKVSKGETMACATCHIPENAYADGLKLNFSNAGALLKRNTPTLINSIFQQGFFWDGRAPDMMSQISGVFTNDAEFDSAVHEFSEAILKDSSYVDAFKEVFGDRKWTNDEVIKSLSAYISTLNSFDSKFDKNMRGEEDTFTSAEKQGMNLFMGKALCATCHFMPLTGGTVPPFFTETEKEVIGVPKTAANKTVDSDTGFYFMYEEPIQFGMFKTPTVRNAAVTAPYMHNGVYETLAQVMDFYNKGGGAGLGFDLPHQTLPFDNLQLTEDEMQSLVAFVETLTAIPILQKE encoded by the coding sequence ATGAATAGTAGAATAACCCTGCTTCTCATCTGCAGTATGCTGTTGCTCAGTAGCTCCTGTAAAAAAGAAACCACTACTGAAGCATTAAAACGACGTATTGACTGGTCTGCAGCCCACAACTTTTATTTAGAGAATATAACCCTATCCCTAAGCTATCTTGATAGTTTACAGACTGTGCAATCATCAGATATAAAAGCTAAAACCTATTTTATTAAGGCTCGGGAAGCCTTTAAACAGGCAGAGCCTTTTGCGTCGTATTTAAGTCCCGAAGTGGGGCACCAGGCAAACGGTCCTGCATTACCCAGACTTACCGATGATACCCAGAAAGTATTGCAGCCCATAGGCTTTCAAAAGTTAGAAGAATCTATTTACGAAGGTGGCGTAAGTGAAGCGCAATACACAGAAGAAGTGCAGCTTACAAAAGGATTACTTTCGGTTTTAAAAGCGAGTATAGAAAAGCGCGATTTAAATGCGCAGCGGTTTTTTATTGCGACACACCAGCAGTTGATGCGAATTTTAAGTTTTGGGATTACCGGTTTTGATACGCCTGTAAGCGAACTGGGATTAAATGAAACGCAGATTTCTTTAAACAGTCTTGTACAGGTGTATGAATTGAGTTTGCAAAACACTGTACAGACCGTAGATGCTGAGCTCGATAAGAAGTTTAAAAACGAAGTAACGAGTGCCGTTGCTTTTATAGAAAAGAATAAAGATTTTGCAAGCTTTGACCGCTATACGTTTTTACGGGATTACTTTAATCCCATTACCCGCAGTTGGGTTAGTATACGCCAGGTTTCTGATATCTGGGAACCTGTAAAAAATAAACCCTTCAATTTTGATGCGCCCACTTTTTTTGAAAGCGACGCGTTTAATGTAGATTTTTTTAGACAGGCAACAAATAATAATCCTACGCAGCAACAGATCGCTTTAGGAGCACGTTTATTTTTTGATAAAAAGGTTTCTAAAGGGGAGACTATGGCTTGTGCAACCTGCCACATACCCGAGAACGCGTATGCAGATGGTTTAAAACTCAACTTTTCTAATGCAGGTGCACTTTTAAAAAGAAATACCCCCACACTTATAAATTCAATTTTTCAGCAGGGGTTTTTCTGGGATGGTCGCGCCCCAGATATGATGTCTCAAATTTCGGGAGTGTTTACTAATGATGCCGAGTTTGATAGTGCGGTGCACGAGTTTTCAGAAGCTATTTTGAAAGATTCGTCTTATGTAGACGCTTTTAAGGAAGTTTTTGGCGATCGTAAATGGACGAATGATGAAGTAATTAAATCCCTTTCAGCATACATCTCTACCTTAAATTCTTTTGATTCTAAATTTGATAAAAATATGCGTGGGGAAGAAGACACATTCACTTCCGCAGAAAAACAGGGGATGAATTTGTTTATGGGAAAAGCGCTCTGTGCTACCTGCCACTTTATGCCGCTTACCGGCGGTACCGTACCGCCCTTTTTTACAGAAACCGAAAAAGAGGTTATAGGAGTTCCTAAAACTGCAGCAAATAAAACTGTAGACTCAGATACCGGTTTTTATTTTATGTACGAAGAGCCTATACAATTTGGGATGTTTAAAACACCTACCGTGCGTAATGCGGCAGTAACGGCACCTTATATGCATAACGGAGTATATGAAACGCTCGCACAGGTTATGGATTTTTACAATAAAGGAGGGGGAGCCGGTCTTGGGTTTGACCTACCACACCAGACTTTACCTTTTGATAATTTACAGTTAACCGAAGACGAAATGCAATCGCTGGTTGCTTTTGTAGAAACATTAACCGCAATACCTATTCTTCAAAAAGAGTAG